Genomic window (Chryseobacterium bernardetii):
TGGATAAGCCTCATGGTATTTTCAGATTCTCCCAGTGCATTATTATAATAGATATTCAGATAAGCGGCATACAGTGAAGCTGTTTTATCATTTGTTTTTTGCGCTGTTGAATTAGCTGCGTCAATAAGCTGTGGAACTTTTTCATACTGAGACTGGTTAAGCTCTATAATGCCTTTCTGAACTAGCGCCTTTACTGCTTCTGTATAATTTTGCTCATTTTTGGCCAGCTTTAACTGTTCCTGAACATATTTTTTAGCAATAGGGTACTGATCGCTGACTCTGTAATATTCTGTAAGCTCATTATACACTCTAAATTTTTCCTCAGCAGAATTGTTACTCTTCAACTGGCTTTTAAGGCCATCAATGAATGTATTTTGCGCCGGGCAAAAAATACAGAAAAAGAAGATAAAATATAAAAAAGAGAACTGCAGTTTCATGAGGTGAAAGTACAAAAATTGCAGAGATCCTATCAATGGTTTATATAAAAAATTGAAACTATATATGGGTTTTAAAAACCTGTATATTAATTGTTTATAATTTATTGTAGACGCTTTGTAGACATTTGTATTTTGAATTGAAGTTGTTTTGTAGTAACAGGTAAAATTGGAGTTATATTTTTCCGTTGCAATTTTGCCCCCATGAAAAAATCGGAAAAATATTAATTAAAAAATTTTATCATGGACAACAAAACATTATCTATCGTATCATACATTACTGTTTTCGGATGGTTAATCTCATTTATTGTAGGGAAAGAGAAGGCTGGCAACCTTTTAAAATATCATCTTAAGCAGTCCTTAGGATTGATTATTTTCTCTATTCTTCTGTCAGTTGTTTTAAGGGTTTTACTTTCAGTGACTCATCTGGGTATCCTAAGTATATTAGGTTTTATACCATTGATACTGATGATTATTGGTGCAATCAACGCTGCTAATGAAGTTGAAAAACCTTTACCGTTGATCGGAAAAATGGTTGAAGATAAATTTTCATTTATCGGATAATTATAAACAGCTGTTCATAATCGTGAAATTGGCTGCACTTATAAGGATGATCGTGATTTCGTTTAAAAGGATAAAGGTAATTTTACCGCCCATTTTAAATAGAATAAAAATGTCAGATATGATGAGTTTGAGAATAAGGATCTGAAGAGTATTATGATCAGGCTTAATGATAATGAGCATTAAAGCAAATATCTGAATTGTATGGAAACCTGGGACAATTAAATTAAGGATGAAGAACAAAAAAACACATTTCATTATATAAAATGAAGCAGAGTATAATAATTGTCTCAGACACATCCATCATAGCTTTTTAAAACAGAATAAGAAAATGGAAGATCTTAAAAAACTCAATACTGAATTAAAGAATTACCTGGAAAAAATCAGTACACAGCTTACAGAAGACCTGATTCATCTGTTGAAAGGTGAAAACATCCGCTATCTTGGCAACAAAGGAAAATCTGACGTCAAAGCATTTTATTTCGAATACGGATATGAATATCTGGATATTGTTTTCTGGGGTGTAGATGATAAAGGAGAAATTGCCACTAACACTGTTGCTCTTCCAACTAAAAAAAAATAATGCAGAAGAAAACAGTGATTGGGATGCTCTGATCCCGGAAAAAATATGGAATATCGTCTCAAATTTCCAGGATCATTATGAAGGAGAGGACTTTGATGATATTCTGGATGAATATGATAATGAAAAATACAAATTGTTTGAACATTGGTTTTTTGGCTGCTGGAAAGATGCATTGGAACAAACTGGAAAACAAATGGATGCCTATTTTTCTATTCATGATACCTATTTCAGAACAGATTTAAATACCCAGGAAACCATTAGTGAAGATGAGATCGCACATCGGTATCAATCATAAACAGATTTTTTATAACTCTAAATACAATATATATAACTTATTATGAATTCTTATAAATTTTACAAACAGGAAGGCAATCAATATATTTTTAAAAATCAGCCGGTTTTCATCACCATATTATGCCTTATTTTTTTAGTAATCGCCGGATTGATCTTTAATAATGCAAGAACTGTAAGTCTTATTATGGTTGCCGTTGTAGCGCTCATAGTTATCAATTTCTTTACCAAGAAGTTTATTATTGATATGGACCGGAAAACGATTACTGGGAAACATACCATTTTTGTTCCGGCCAGAACATATGATATGAAAGATTTTACCAATTTCCATGTATTATCAACAAAGTATTTAGGCCTTATTACAACCAATGTAGTTTTGTCTGTTTACTTTGAAGTAGATGGAAAAGAAAAATATCTGACCGTAGGACAGGCTCTGACAGAAAAAGGAATCCAAAAGATGGTGAATGAAACTGAAGACATCATGAAAATTAATGAATCTGGTAATGAACATCACAGACCGTTATAAATTTGAAGAGAACGGCAGTGCGATCAGTATAATGCCCAACTATGATTTTTTAAGAATCCTTGTATGGTGGCTGGTATTGGGAGTTGTCGCTCTTCCTGTTATTATCTGTTATTTTATGGATAAAATGTCTGGAGATCAGTTTAAAATAGCTTTAATGATATGGGCGATTTATATGGTATATTTCCTGTTTGACCTGTTTTTCAGGATTCCTGTAAAATATATTTTTGATAAATCTGAGAAGTGTATTTACAGAAAATGGATTCTTTCCAAAAAGATCATGACTTTTGATGAAATGACTTATTTTATCAATGATGAAAGAGGAGGGTATTACTATTCTATCGGGAAAAAACGCAATCAGTTTGTGAAAAACTATAGGATCAGCAATTACTTTTCAGGCTCCAAGAAATCTATTGAGAGAGAAGATGAGTATATAAAAGAAATATTATGCCCAATTCTGATTGCTGTCGGAATTCCTTTCAATGAAGCTGAATAATAAAAACAAAACAATAAGTAGGGTAGAAGCTACCACCATGATAACTATATGAAAAACTCCAACATTGAATCGCTCATTCAATAAAAGACTACGGGCTGTTTCGAAGA
Coding sequences:
- a CDS encoding DUF4870 domain-containing protein, giving the protein MDNKTLSIVSYITVFGWLISFIVGKEKAGNLLKYHLKQSLGLIIFSILLSVVLRVLLSVTHLGILSILGFIPLILMIIGAINAANEVEKPLPLIGKMVEDKFSFIG